One genomic segment of Phormidium ambiguum IAM M-71 includes these proteins:
- a CDS encoding ABC transporter ATP-binding protein, which yields MIRRDKRRFFIKKPHSSQPFQRAPEAPALPTTAFWFIFYFVNKFRWWYVAMIFLEILHATCGIMLPYAIGEIIRSVTRSTDDSKLIFETVKQPLMLFAALSVGEVIFGRVGGMLQTLRHPIHRQYIVRALYAYLQQHSHRYLSSSFAGALAHRISETSLGVTQTMSMLITEFMPVIIVYIVSTALLYRAYPPLAAFVGTWAVLFISISFWLATRSRIHARRAAAARSDTTGIIVDSVTNLVSTKLFARLGFEKHYLNERLKYELKQVRKSNWYSERIRWFQFISAAILKIGTLFYSLFLWSQGKISAADFVVATSLSLLIISEARNLSKRFLEFFEHIGNVSNGVGTIVQPHELIDRENAIAPSITQGKIEFLDVNFSYYSGKTVFNNLSVTIQPGERVGLVGFSGSGKSTFVNLILRLFDAQSGQILIDGVDIRDMTQDALHAQISLIPQDPSLFHRTLLENIRYGRLDATDEEVFEASRKAHAHEFIIRTKEGYDSLVGERGVKLSGGQRQRIAIARVILKDAPILILDEATSSLDSITEKAIQDTLDLVMNGKTVIVVAHRLSTISHLDRILVFDQGSIIEDGTHAKLLAQRGAYYRLWQMQAGGFLPEKDDAIEEGRGQKVEGKKR from the coding sequence GTGATCCGACGCGATAAACGCCGTTTTTTCATCAAAAAACCTCATTCATCTCAACCTTTTCAACGGGCTCCCGAAGCACCTGCTTTGCCCACAACTGCATTCTGGTTCATTTTCTACTTTGTGAATAAATTTCGCTGGTGGTATGTAGCAATGATCTTTCTGGAGATATTGCACGCCACTTGTGGGATTATGCTACCTTATGCGATCGGTGAAATTATTCGTAGTGTTACCCGCTCTACAGATGATAGCAAGCTAATTTTTGAAACGGTAAAACAACCCTTGATGTTGTTTGCAGCTTTGAGCGTCGGTGAAGTAATTTTTGGGCGTGTAGGCGGAATGTTACAAACTCTTCGTCATCCCATTCATCGGCAATATATTGTTAGAGCTTTGTATGCTTACTTGCAACAACATTCCCACCGTTATTTAAGCAGCAGTTTTGCTGGAGCATTGGCACATCGGATTAGTGAAACTTCGCTCGGTGTGACTCAAACAATGTCAATGTTAATTACTGAATTTATGCCCGTAATTATCGTTTATATTGTTTCTACAGCATTACTATATCGTGCCTACCCACCACTAGCTGCTTTTGTGGGAACTTGGGCAGTTTTGTTTATTAGTATTTCTTTTTGGTTGGCAACTCGTTCTCGAATTCATGCCAGGAGAGCCGCAGCTGCTAGAAGTGATACAACTGGTATTATTGTTGATTCAGTGACGAATCTTGTTAGTACCAAATTATTCGCTCGTTTGGGCTTTGAAAAACATTATTTAAATGAGCGATTAAAGTATGAACTTAAACAGGTAAGGAAGTCTAATTGGTACTCGGAGCGAATTCGCTGGTTTCAGTTTATCTCAGCAGCTATTCTGAAAATTGGCACTCTTTTTTATTCCCTTTTCCTTTGGAGTCAGGGAAAGATTAGTGCTGCTGACTTTGTGGTAGCAACTAGTTTGTCGCTGTTAATTATCAGTGAAGCTCGTAATTTAAGTAAACGATTTCTGGAATTTTTTGAACATATTGGAAATGTGAGTAATGGAGTTGGTACGATCGTGCAACCCCACGAATTAATCGATCGGGAAAATGCGATCGCACCCTCAATAACTCAAGGTAAAATCGAATTTCTTGACGTAAATTTCAGTTACTACTCTGGGAAGACAGTTTTCAACAATCTTTCTGTCACCATTCAACCAGGAGAAAGAGTCGGATTGGTGGGTTTTTCTGGTTCGGGAAAATCAACTTTTGTCAATCTGATTTTGCGATTGTTCGATGCCCAATCTGGACAGATTTTAATTGATGGGGTAGATATCCGTGATATGACTCAGGATGCTCTACACGCTCAAATTAGCCTGATTCCTCAAGATCCCTCGCTGTTCCATCGAACATTATTAGAAAATATTCGTTATGGTCGATTAGATGCAACTGATGAAGAAGTGTTCGAGGCATCGCGGAAAGCTCATGCTCACGAATTTATTATCCGAACAAAGGAGGGATATGATTCTCTAGTGGGGGAACGTGGTGTGAAACTTTCTGGGGGGCAGAGACAGCGGATTGCGATCGCACGAGTTATCCTCAAAGATGCACCAATTTTAATACTGGATGAAGCTACTTCCAGTCTTGATTCTATTACCGAAAAAGCTATCCAAGATACCCTAGATTTAGTAATGAATGGAAAGACTGTGATTGTGGTAGCTCATCGATTATCTACAATTTCACATCTCGATCGAATTTTAGTATTCGATCAAGGTTCCATTATCGAAGATGGCACCCACGCCAAACTGCTAGCACAAAGAGGCGCTTACTACAGGCTATGGCAAATGCAAGCAGGTGGGTTTTTACCAGAAAAAGACGATGCGATCGAAGAAGGCAGAGGGCAGAAGGTAGAAGGCAAAAAGAGGTAG
- a CDS encoding aldo/keto reductase produces MTLPTTKLGQTGLTVSRFVLGTMTFGLQSDEETSRQILDSAADAGINFLDTADVYPLGGGLATAGRTEEIIGRWLKGKREQFILATKCVGNVGPSPWDQGASRKHILDAIDASLRRLQTDYVDLYQLHSDDASTPLDETLEALDAIVKAGKVRYIGLSNFLAYRLSRALGRADVRNLTRFVSIQPRYNLLFREIERELLPLAKEEGLGVIPYNPLAGGLLTGKHNRADNPSDGTRFTLGTAAEIYQKRYWHDREFDTVEELRTVADAAGLSLTTLSLAWVLANPIITAPIIGASRPEQLIDSLRAIKVNLDDSLKQKLDDITAEYRKGDAVR; encoded by the coding sequence ATGACATTACCTACTACAAAACTCGGTCAAACTGGATTGACGGTTTCGCGTTTCGTTCTCGGTACAATGACCTTTGGGTTACAGTCTGATGAAGAAACATCCAGACAAATCCTTGATAGTGCTGCTGATGCCGGAATTAACTTTCTGGATACTGCTGATGTTTATCCTTTGGGAGGTGGACTGGCAACAGCGGGACGCACTGAAGAAATTATTGGGCGCTGGTTGAAAGGTAAACGGGAACAGTTTATTCTGGCAACTAAGTGTGTTGGTAATGTAGGCCCTTCACCTTGGGATCAGGGTGCTTCGCGCAAACATATTCTAGATGCGATCGATGCTTCCCTGCGAAGACTACAAACTGATTACGTAGATTTGTACCAGTTGCACTCCGATGATGCTTCAACTCCTTTGGATGAGACATTGGAAGCATTGGATGCGATCGTTAAAGCTGGTAAAGTTCGTTACATTGGCCTATCAAATTTCCTGGCGTATCGTCTTAGTCGAGCCTTGGGACGTGCTGATGTTCGCAATCTAACGCGCTTTGTCTCGATTCAACCCCGGTATAATCTGCTATTCCGCGAAATTGAGCGAGAACTTCTACCTCTAGCGAAAGAGGAAGGATTGGGAGTGATTCCTTACAATCCTTTAGCAGGCGGCTTGTTGACGGGCAAACATAATCGTGCCGATAACCCTAGCGATGGCACCCGATTTACTCTGGGTACTGCCGCTGAAATCTATCAGAAACGCTACTGGCACGATCGAGAATTCGATACAGTGGAAGAGTTACGCACCGTTGCTGATGCTGCTGGATTATCGTTGACAACTCTTTCGCTCGCTTGGGTGCTAGCAAATCCAATTATTACTGCTCCGATTATTGGTGCTAGTCGTCCAGAACAATTAATAGATAGTTTGAGAGCGATCAAAGTTAATCTCGATGATAGTTTGAAACAAAAACTTGATGATATTACTGCTGAATATCGTAAGGGGGATGCTGTACGTTAG